DNA from Flavobacterium aestivum:
AATATAGATAAAAAGGGATCAAAAACTAATCAAACCTAAATATCGTAAGTAAAATTTAGGCATAAAAAAACTCCTTAATTCCTTAAGGAGTTTTTTGTGGGCGATGAGGAAACAGAACCTTCTTAATTTGTAAGAATCTGAAAAAGAGCTAAAACCACAAGAAACCCAGTAAAATTAATGATTTGTCAAAAATAATACTTACAAAAAAATTAAGTTGAATTAAGGTAAATCTGAATAAATTTGAATCTTTTCGGGAATATTTCGGGATTTTAACTATATTCGTATTCTCAAAATATTGGATATGAACCTAAAATATTTCATTAAAAAATCAAAATCGGCAACCTCAAATATTTATGTTCGTTTTTGGGACAGTAACAGAATCGACCAAACTGCGGGAACAAAATTAAATGTTCAGTTTGAGCATTGGAACAAAGATAAGCAGGAAGTTAAAAATATAGCCACGGTTACAAACAGAGATTTTACAAACAGTAAACTACGCAATTTAAAAACCTTTATTCTTGACCAGTACAACATCGATTTTAATTCACAACAAAATATTAATAACACTTGGTTAAAGACTCAAATAAATACTTTTTTTGGAAGAGTAAATACTGATGAATCCCATAAAATTTATTTTGTGGCTTGGATTGAGAAATTTATTGCCGATTGCCCCAATAAAGCAATGCCTCCTTCAGAAAGCACAATCATAAAATTCAATAGGGTTAAAAACAAACTTACCGATTATCAAACGCACTTCGAAACCAAACTTCGGTTTCAGGATATTGATTTGAAATTTTACGAAAGCTTTTTATTTTACTGCCAAAAAGTTGAAATGCTGAACAATAATACTGTTGGTGGATTTATTACCATTATAAAGAATTGGTGCAGTAAAATAGAAATTGATGGGTTGCCAATAAGTCCGCAATACAAACACAGCGATTTTAAAGCTATTTCAAATAAAACCAAAGATGTTTACCTCACAGAAGCAGAAATAGACACTGTTTTTAACTATAATTTTGAGCAACAGGAGCGATTGGATAGAACAAGGGACAATTTTATCATTGGATTGCGTACTGGACTTAGGATTTCAGATTTTATGAAATTAAAACAGCTCAATATTGTAGGTGATTATATAGAAATTGAAACTAGCAAAACCGAGCACCCCGTAGTTATCCCAATGCACAGCCAAGTAAAGGCAATTTTGCAAAAAAGAAACGGTGCACTCCCCCCTACTATATCTGACCAAAAATTTAATGAATACGTGAAAGAAGTTTGTAAAACCATTGGTTTTGCTGATATGGTGGATGGCGCAAAAATGATAAACAAAAAAGACGAAAAAGACTTTTTTGGAGACAGTAAAGTAAAAATAAAAAGTATGATGCGAAAAGAGTTTGGCTCATATCCCAAGCACGAATTAATAACCTCACACACTTGCAGACGTTCTTTTGCAAGTAATCTTTACGGAAAATTGGACAATCCAACCATAATGGCAATTACTGGACACAAAACCGAAACCATGTTTTTAAAATACATAAAAATCACTCCAAGGGAACACGCAGAAAAGTTAAAAGAACATTGGAAAAAAGTAGAAGCCGAAAAACAAGCCAAGAAACAAAAACTATAGAATATAAAATGACCGTTGATTACAAATATATAAGCAAGCCTTATACCTTAGACGAATTAGTGAATGGGAATCCCATTTTTAAAATATATTATGATTATTTATATGATATATATGAATGGGATTGCCAATACACTATTGAGGAAAATGATAAGGTAAAGGAGAAAAATAAAGTAGAAGGAAATGATACAGTAGAAGGAAATGATACAGTAGAGGAAAACAACAAAATGGAAGTCTTTGATTACACTGAAAAAGGGCATCTGGAATTGATTTTCAATGAGTTTTTAAATATACTTTCCTTACTGTTACATGATAAAACAACTTATAAAGAAACACTAAAATTAATAAAACAGAAAAATGAAGAAATTGAAATGTTTGGTGTTCTCACGGAGTGCATTCCCTGTATTTTAGATGAATACCCTTTTTCGTATGAATCAAATATTTTTAAAAAGACTGACAAAAAAAAGACTGGCAAAAATTCAGATGAAAATTTAGAATCTGAAACATTAGACCTAAATAAAGAACAAAAGAAATGCCTTTCGTTTATTGTGAAAAAATACGTGAAAGACATAAACAACGCTCTTACCAGTAAAAATATACATGATCTAACCCTTTTTTTTGATAAACACCTCAATAATAGTCTTTTGGAAATGGCAAGTATATTAAACCCCAATGCGAAAAGGAAAAATGACAAAATCAATATCTCCGATAGCTATATCACTTCAGAATCCCAAGAAGCATTGGACGCATCCCAAAAAGTTTTATTGCTTGAAGAGTTAATCAGAAGCGATAAATGGGGAAATGCATCCGATAGAAAAAAAGCCGAAATTATATCTCGAATCATTGATAAGAATCCCGACAACATAAGACGGACATTATCAGAAATAAACAAATCATTGTCTTCTGCTTCAAATAAATTCAAAGAAGATTTACTAAAGGCTCAAAACATAATTAAACTTTTGGGGTAACCTTTGGGGTATACCCCAGAAGTTAAAAAACATTCACCTACATTAAGTTTGCCGTAATATAATTTTAAAAACAAAAAAGAATATTATGGTAAACTTACTTCAATTAGAAAACACAAACGCTTTAGATTTCAAAAATGAAATTTTAAAAGGCATAAAAGACTGTCTTGCGGATTTTGCAACTACTTTGCAAAGCGAAAGCGACCAATTATTGACCAGAGAGGAAACGGCAAAAATGTTGTCAGTCTCATTGGTCACACTTTGGGACTGGACACGAAAAGACATTATTCCCGCCTACAGAATCGGAAATAAAATACGATACAAAAAAAGTGAGGTTTTAAAATCATTAATTCAAAAAAATCAATTTGAATAATTTTAAAACCAAACCAATGAAAGCCTTAAAAATTCTATACTCCATTAGAAATAAAAAGGAATTGCAAGAGCTGTATTTGAGCCAGATCACTGAATTGCATATCCTAAACGGGATAAACGATATACTTCGAGGAACCCGAATGTCAATTCCAGCAGGAATGCGAATGCATGCTCAAAATATCACTACACAAGAAGCTATTATTTTCATAGAACAAAACGGGATACCCGATGGCTATACTTTATCTGACGAATTGAGAACGATGTTAGAAGAATATCGGGAGTTCTTTAAAAATCAAAAAAGAACACACAAGACAGAAAAAAGTAAAGGTGTAACAACCTTTTAAAGCCTAACATTTCTTTTGCAAAGCTTTGCAAAGGCTTTGCAAAAGAAACAACCCCATTGCAAAGGAATTGCAATGGGGTTAAAAATAGATATAGTTATGAATGAAAAAAATCTAACCAAAGATATAATTTTAAAGCACACTACTGTAGAAGATATTTACACGAAATTTCTAAGCTTAAATGATTTCCCCAAAAGAAATATTTCAAGTCCGTTTTCTAAGGACAAAAAACCATCCTTTAAGGTATGGAAAAATGGAAGTTTCAAATGTAACAGTACTGGAAAACAGGGCGATGTATTTCAATTTGTTGCGGAGTTAAATAGCTGGGATTGCAAAAGCCAATTCAATGAAGTATTAAATGCCATTGCATCCGAAATGAACTTGACTTTAGCAATAGGAACCAACAAGAGAGCCTTTGCAAAGGAAAACCAACCTTTTGCAAAACCTTTGCAACAATTAGACGCAACCTTTGCAAAAGAAAAAAAGCCTTCACTTTTAACCGTTTCCACAAGGGAGTTCACAACATTAGATTTAGAGTACTGGAATAAATTAGGGGTTCAAAAAACAACATTGGAAAAGTATAAATTGCATTCTATTTCAAGTTATACATGGACGGATAAGAAACCGATTTATACCAAAAAGGAAAGTGTTGCTTTTGCAATTGAATTGCAGGAAAATTTTAAAATGTACATTCCCAATCAAGTTGAAATCGGAATTAAGAAAAATGTTTTACCTCCATTTCCAACGGAAATTTTCGGAATGGAACAACTCGGAACAGCAAAAAAAGAAAATCTAATCATTTGTGCGGGCGAAAAAGATGTAATCGTTGCTAATTCAAGGGGTTTTCACGCTGTAACTTTTGGAAGTGAAGCAATCCATCCAAAAGACGAACAAATTAAAAAATTGCATTCTCTTTGCAACAACTTGTTTATATGCTACGACAATGATAAAACAGGAGAAAACGGACGTAATGCAATCACAAACCGTTTTTCTGAAATCATACCCTTGAAACTTCCCGAAAATGAAACCTTTAAAGGCTATGACATTACCGATTATTTCCAAGAGCATTCTGCACAGGATTTTCAAAAAATAATGGACTTGGCAGTAAAAAATAAAAGTGTCACAACAGTTCAAAATGTTGAAAACAAAGACTTAACAACCATATTTCATATAGCAGAAGATTATTTACTGGAGCATTATGATTTCAGAAACAATGTAATTTCTCTTGAAATTGAAATTAGCCATAAAGACGAAAATAAATGGGCAGCCTGCAATGAAAATTCCCTTTGGTTGGAAATGCAAAAGAAAAGCATAAAAATTCCTTTAAATTCTTTGATTGCCATACTAAAAAGTGATTTCGTTCCGAACTACAACCCATTGATACATTACTTTGCCAATTTACCCCAATGGGACAAAGAAACGGATTATATAAAACAGTTTTCAGAATATGTTAAACTGGAACTGGGAGAGGATAAAGAACAGTTTGAATATCATTTTAAAAAATGGTGCGTAAGAGCCGTTAAATGTGCCATAGTTGATGATTATTTTAATAAACAGGCATTTGTATTAACCGATGATGGTAACGGGCAAAACATTGGTAAAAGTTCTTGGTGTAGGTTTCTTTGTCCAAACGAATTATCAAATTATATGGCTGAAGACATGAGTGACGATAAAGATGCGCGTATTTTGCTTTGCAAAAACTTTTTAATCAACCTTGATGAGTTGGCTGCTTTGTCCCGAAAAGAAATTAACCAGTTAAAATCCTATTTCAGTAAGGCGCAAATAAATGAGAGACTGCCTTATGATAGAAAAAATTCCATCATTCAAAGGGTTTCCAGTTTTATAGGTTCTACCAACATGACCACTTTTTTGCAAGACGAAACGGGTTCAGTTCGTTGGTTGTGTTTCATTGTAAAATCAATAGACTGGAATTACAAAAAAGAGTTTGACATTAATACTCTTTGGGCGCAAGCCTATGCCCTTTCAAAAGACAAAAGCTATGATGAAACTTTGAGTATTGACGACATTAAGCAAAATGAAATCCGAAACGAAAAGTTTCAAATTGTTTCTCCCGAAAGAGATTTGATACACAAACATTTTGAAATTCCTGCAAAAATTGAATCTGCTGAATTTTTAACATCGACAGAAATATTGCATCATATAAGTTTGTATACATCTGGGGTTAGACTCTCAAACATTGGAATCGGAAAAGCGTTAAAAAGCGCTGGCTTTAAACGAGATAAGCACAATCAAGTTTACGGATATTGGGTAAAAAAGAATTTCACCTAAAATAAATTTACAATAAAAAATAAAAATCACTGCAAATATGCTTTTCTTCTTACCCATCTTACCTAATCTTTGCTAAGTCCCATGACCATTGGGCTAACAGTGGGTAACTTAATTCTATTTCTTCTTACCTTATCTTGCCTATCTTACCTTTATTACAATCTTAAAACTATAAAAAAGTAGGTAAGATGGGTAAGAAGGGTAAGATAGGTTTTTTGACTCTTAACCCTTGGTATCATTGTGCTGGGTAAGATAGGTAAGATTATTTCGTTTTTTTTGACCCAATGAAAATTTTATTCCAAGTTTTATATTTTTCTGCATTTGTGATTGGTTCCCTAAGTGATTTTATTATTTATTGTTTTGGGTGGAAGTGATATTTTCCAACAATTTTGCCTTGTTCTAGAAAAAAAATACATCTACTAATAATTAGGGCAAAGCCAAACCGAATCCTTTATCCAAAATAAAGGCTATTTAAAGATTTCTCAAATCAACCCTCTAAGGTTTTTCATTACATCAATAGCTATTTCTCAGAAGAAGAAATTGAACCCAAAAGCTGTTTTTCCTGAAGATGTAATCGAATGCTTAGAACACCAAATGCAATAGTTAAACCGTAGTAACAAACAGATGTGTCTTTGTGTTTGTGTGTTTCTTGATAGTGGCGTTTTTTTGTCTTATCGCTTATTGTAAAAAAAGGCTATATGTCATTTTAACAAGATTAAACCTTTAAATATCACTTAAATATCACTAAAAATGGGTATTGTATATGCCAATAATTGAACCTAATCTTGTGCGAATTTTTATACACACAACTTTTAGTGCAAAAAAAAAGCACTTTTTTTAAATTAATACCCCTAAAAAAAAATGAAAAAAAAACACTTACTATCCCTATTGTTTTTCCCCCTACTTATACACTCTCAGGATATACTTTGGGAAAAATCGTATGGAGGTAAACATGCTGATTATCTATTTGATGCACAACCCACAGCCGATTATGGTTTCATATTAGCAGGGAGTTCCCTGTCTGATAAAACCGGAAATAAAACAGATAACAATCATGGAGATCTGGATTACTGGATTTGGAAAATGGATGAAAAAGGCGAACTCGATTGGCAAAAAAGTATCGGAGGCAGTGGTTTTGATTTGCTTCAAAGCATCAAAAACACCACAGATGGAGGCTTTATTTTGGCTGGAACCTCAAACAGCCCTCAAACACCTACAGGAGCCATTGGCAACAAAAAAGAGAACTGCAAAGGAATTACTGATTTTTGGGTAATCAAACTCAATGCTAAAGGAGAAGAACTGTGGCAAAAAACAATTGGCGGCAGCGGTCAGGATGAACTCCTATGTGCTTTTCAAACCATTGATGGAGGTTATATGCTCGGAGGCTCTTCCAACAGTACTCTAGATCCCAAAACAGACCTTACAGAAAAAGGTACTATAGATGTAAAACCCGACTTAACGGGTAAAACCGAAAAATGTAGAGGCAACATGGATTATTGGATTGTAAAATTGGATAAGACTGGCGCTGTACAATGGCAAAAAACATACGGTGGAGAATATGCAGATGTACTGAGAAGCATGGAACAAACCTCAGATGGAGGGTATATCTTGGGAGGGTATTCTAATTCATCTCGCTCAGGAGATAAAACGGAAGCTAATACTGGAATTGGTGATTACTGGATTCTAAAAATTAATAGTGAAGGGAAAATAGAATGGCAAAAAACCTATGGTGGCAATGGAGACAATCAATTGTACGTAATTCATCAAACAGAGGATGGTGACTATATAGTAGGAGGAAATTCTAACAGCACAACACCTCTTACCACTTTAGGAGGCAATGTGAGTAATGGAACCGATTACTGGATATTGAAACTGAATGAAAAAGGCGAAGTTCTTTGGAGTAAAACCTACGATTT
Protein-coding regions in this window:
- a CDS encoding tyrosine-type recombinase/integrase; translation: MNLKYFIKKSKSATSNIYVRFWDSNRIDQTAGTKLNVQFEHWNKDKQEVKNIATVTNRDFTNSKLRNLKTFILDQYNIDFNSQQNINNTWLKTQINTFFGRVNTDESHKIYFVAWIEKFIADCPNKAMPPSESTIIKFNRVKNKLTDYQTHFETKLRFQDIDLKFYESFLFYCQKVEMLNNNTVGGFITIIKNWCSKIEIDGLPISPQYKHSDFKAISNKTKDVYLTEAEIDTVFNYNFEQQERLDRTRDNFIIGLRTGLRISDFMKLKQLNIVGDYIEIETSKTEHPVVIPMHSQVKAILQKRNGALPPTISDQKFNEYVKEVCKTIGFADMVDGAKMINKKDEKDFFGDSKVKIKSMMRKEFGSYPKHELITSHTCRRSFASNLYGKLDNPTIMAITGHKTETMFLKYIKITPREHAEKLKEHWKKVEAEKQAKKQKL
- a CDS encoding helix-turn-helix domain-containing protein, producing MVNLLQLENTNALDFKNEILKGIKDCLADFATTLQSESDQLLTREETAKMLSVSLVTLWDWTRKDIIPAYRIGNKIRYKKSEVLKSLIQKNQFE
- a CDS encoding VapE domain-containing protein, with amino-acid sequence MNEKNLTKDIILKHTTVEDIYTKFLSLNDFPKRNISSPFSKDKKPSFKVWKNGSFKCNSTGKQGDVFQFVAELNSWDCKSQFNEVLNAIASEMNLTLAIGTNKRAFAKENQPFAKPLQQLDATFAKEKKPSLLTVSTREFTTLDLEYWNKLGVQKTTLEKYKLHSISSYTWTDKKPIYTKKESVAFAIELQENFKMYIPNQVEIGIKKNVLPPFPTEIFGMEQLGTAKKENLIICAGEKDVIVANSRGFHAVTFGSEAIHPKDEQIKKLHSLCNNLFICYDNDKTGENGRNAITNRFSEIIPLKLPENETFKGYDITDYFQEHSAQDFQKIMDLAVKNKSVTTVQNVENKDLTTIFHIAEDYLLEHYDFRNNVISLEIEISHKDENKWAACNENSLWLEMQKKSIKIPLNSLIAILKSDFVPNYNPLIHYFANLPQWDKETDYIKQFSEYVKLELGEDKEQFEYHFKKWCVRAVKCAIVDDYFNKQAFVLTDDGNGQNIGKSSWCRFLCPNELSNYMAEDMSDDKDARILLCKNFLINLDELAALSRKEINQLKSYFSKAQINERLPYDRKNSIIQRVSSFIGSTNMTTFLQDETGSVRWLCFIVKSIDWNYKKEFDINTLWAQAYALSKDKSYDETLSIDDIKQNEIRNEKFQIVSPERDLIHKHFEIPAKIESAEFLTSTEILHHISLYTSGVRLSNIGIGKALKSAGFKRDKHNQVYGYWVKKNFT
- a CDS encoding T9SS type A sorting domain-containing protein; this translates as MKKKHLLSLLFFPLLIHSQDILWEKSYGGKHADYLFDAQPTADYGFILAGSSLSDKTGNKTDNNHGDLDYWIWKMDEKGELDWQKSIGGSGFDLLQSIKNTTDGGFILAGTSNSPQTPTGAIGNKKENCKGITDFWVIKLNAKGEELWQKTIGGSGQDELLCAFQTIDGGYMLGGSSNSTLDPKTDLTEKGTIDVKPDLTGKTEKCRGNMDYWIVKLDKTGAVQWQKTYGGEYADVLRSMEQTSDGGYILGGYSNSSRSGDKTEANTGIGDYWILKINSEGKIEWQKTYGGNGDNQLYVIHQTEDGDYIVGGNSNSTTPLTTLGGNVSNGTDYWILKLNEKGEVLWSKTYDFGKVDILTSLVENKDHTYLIGGYAQSENKQPREGLVGKATNLVNKDREGINDYIALKIDEKGEETWKKTVGSGGEDILRKLIETRDGGYLMAGTSNSNASKDKNGNIGGNDFWVVKIKDKTKLEKVKTSVEAIPNPTVAFTNIIIGYEFENGTATVVDIAGRILQRFPITERTVPVDLSQYPEGIYVVNIKTNVHSDGVKIIKKGKN